Within Pseudomonas cichorii, the genomic segment CTCGCCAAGGTGCGTATGGAACACAAGGCCGATGCTTATCCTGGGCAATTGTCCGGTGGCCAGCAGCAGCGAGTTGCGATTGCCCGGGCCTTGACCATGCGCCCGGAACTGATCCTGTTCGACGAAGTGACCTCGGCCCTGGACCCGGAAACTGTCGGTGAAGTGCTGACCGTAATCCGCGAGCTGACCGAAGAAGGCATGACCTGTGTGCTGGTGACCCACGAAATGCGTTTCGCCGAAGAAATCAGCGACGTGGTGTATTTCACCGAGAACGGCCTGATCGTCGAGCACGGCAGCGCCGAGCAGATATTCCAGCGTCCGACCAGTGAGCGAACCCGCGAGTTTCTGCGCCACGCTCTGGGTGATTCCGGACGTCGTCCGCCGGTGTCCTCCGACCCGTTTGCACTGAGCAATATCAGCCGTTACAGCCTGTCCGTATAACTAAAATCGAACCCCACCGGGAGCTACCTGATGAGCAACGCAAACCGAACCCAAGTGATTGAAAATTTTCTGCAGCAGATCCGTGTCATCAACCAGCGCGGCGTAGACCGCGAGGCGTTGAAGGAAATCATCGCGCTGCTGGAAGACTTGGCCAAGCGCCATGACCTGTTCAACTTTACCGAGTTTCCTGCGCCGGTACCGGGGCAGGGCGAGACTGCTTTCCGCTATCGCCTGAACGATGATGGCGAGACCCCGACCCTGTACATGAACTCGCTGCTGCCGGGCAAAAGCACCTTGCCGCACAACCATGAAACCTGGGCGGTGATCGTTGCCGTGCAGGGCCAGGAGATCAACTACGTCTGGGCGCGTACCGACGATGGCAGCGACCCGGCCTTCGCTCGTCTGGAGCTGGAAAAGGAAGTCATTGTCCAGCCAGGCACCCCCATCGGTTTCCTGGGCGAAGACTTGCATGGCATCAAGGTCACGGGCGAAGAGCCGACCTTGCACTTTCACCTGTATGGCCGCCCGCTGGAATCGCTCAACGGGCGTTTCGGTGTCAATGAAGAAGGCCGTGTCCTGAACTACAACGCCTCGCAGATGGCACCGTCGATTCAGGCTTATTGATAGCCAGCACAGGTTTCCCCTTTCACTTTTATGAGCCACCTCATGAGCCAGACCACCACCGCGGCCCAACTACAACAATGGCTGTTCGACGGGCAGGAAATTGCCCTGTTCGACCTGCGCGAACATGGCCAGTACGGCGAAGCCCATCTGTTCCATGGCGTCACGCTGCCCTATAGCCGACTGGAGCTGGATATTCGTCGCCTGGCACCCAACCCTGGCGTGCGGCTGGTGATCTATGACCAGAATGGCGGCGATATCGCTTCGCGTGCCGCCTTGCGACTGGAAGCGCTCGGCTATCGTCAGGTGCATATTCTGGAAGGGGGCGCCGATGGCTGGCAGGCCGCAGGTCTGCAACTGTTCGCGGGTGTGCATGTGCCGTCCAAGGCGTTTGGCGAACTGGTGGAAGAGGCTCGCCATACGCCGCATATCAGCGCCACCGAACTGGCGCAGCGTCAGGCTCAGGGCGAGTCGCTGATGGTGCTGGACGGCAGACCATTCGACGAATACCGCAAGATGACCATTCCCGGTTCTGTGTGCTGCCCCAATGGCGAACTGGGTTATCGGCTGCCGGAACTGGTCCGCGACGAACACACGCCGATCATCGTCAATTGCGCCGGGAGGACCCGCAGCATCATCGGCGCGCAGACGCTGATCGACCTGGGCGTGAAGAACCCGGTCTATGCCCTGGAAAACGGAACCCAGGGTTGGTATCTGGCCGATCTGCAACTGGAGCACGGCAGCACCCGACGCTACCCGGATGCCGTATCGCCCGAGTCGCTGGCCCTGCAGCGGGATGCCGCCCAGGCTTTGGCCGAACGTGCAGGGGTGCAGACGGTCAGCTCCAAACAGGTTACCGGCTGGGCCGCAGACAGCGGGCGTAGCCTGTTCCTGTGCGATGTACGAACCGCCGAGGAGTTTGCGGCAGGCACATTGGCGGGTGCGCAACATACGCCGGGCGGCCAGTTGATTCAGGCGACGGATTTATATGTCGGCGTGCGTCAGGCGCGGCTGGTGCTGGTGGACGACGAAGGCATTCGCGCCCCGATTGTCGCCAGTTGGCTGAGGCAACTGGGACATGATGCCTATGTGCTGGCTGATGGCGTGAACAGTGGTTTGTCGCTGCCTGTCG encodes:
- a CDS encoding amino acid ABC transporter ATP-binding protein, with protein sequence MPSIDSGAEPLVSLRDLHLSFGSNLVLKGIDLDVQRGQAVSIIGPSGSGKSTILRCITGLLQTQRGTIRVGNTDVHALTREAERIELRKRVGFVFQQYNLFPHLSVLENLVIAPRKVLGIERAEAEKQARALLAKVRMEHKADAYPGQLSGGQQQRVAIARALTMRPELILFDEVTSALDPETVGEVLTVIRELTEEGMTCVLVTHEMRFAEEISDVVYFTENGLIVEHGSAEQIFQRPTSERTREFLRHALGDSGRRPPVSSDPFALSNISRYSLSV
- a CDS encoding cysteine dioxygenase family protein gives rise to the protein MSNANRTQVIENFLQQIRVINQRGVDREALKEIIALLEDLAKRHDLFNFTEFPAPVPGQGETAFRYRLNDDGETPTLYMNSLLPGKSTLPHNHETWAVIVAVQGQEINYVWARTDDGSDPAFARLELEKEVIVQPGTPIGFLGEDLHGIKVTGEEPTLHFHLYGRPLESLNGRFGVNEEGRVLNYNASQMAPSIQAY